The region CTGCCTTCATATCTTAGAGGTGGCTACATTTCTGAAGTCAGAGAAGACCAAGGTGGCTGCAGCCAGTAAGTAAcgaaggggagaaggaaagcagaatgagggatacaaaaaagaaattctgtcaGTAAGGGACCTGTGCAGTGGAATTTGTTCTTATCAGACACCTGTCTGAGCCTGAGCAGCTCCAAGGTGAAACAAAGCTTCAAGATTGGGCACCAAGTGAGACAGGGAAGAATAGGGTCCCTCCTACAAAAATTTGAAGTGCTCCAGTGGGACTGAAGCATTTCTGTGGGATGAGATGTACTATGTCCCCAGGCATAACTGCAGTTCAGTGTTCACCAGTCCATACTTAAGTACACTGCAGAAGTATGCTACAAGCTATGAGAGAGTACCAGAATTTCCTGGATTTCATCTTTGTCACATTTCACATGGTAGAGCACCATATCCTGAGCAATGTCCTTCCGGTTCTCCAGCTTGTTCATCTTATCATAGGTATCAGTGTTGAGTACAGACCAGCCCAGAAACTGTGTCAAGGACTAGTAGAAGGAAcaagaagaaagcagtgaaaTAGCCAAAGCATGTATGTCTTAAAGACACAGAAAGATAACACTACATGATATATTTTTAGAGAAACAAACTCTACTCTGGCCACAGCTCTAGTAATATGCAATCACGTGTGTGCTCTCACCAGCTCTTCAGATGATGAATCTGCATAGGTCTCAAGAGTATCAGTACTCAGGCATTCCAAGGACCCTGGGTCTAGTACAGCATGTGGAAAGCTGTTTTGGTGTTGTTACAAGTGTTTAGTGTAATATTCTGTGCCTGTGGAGAGCCTGGTGTCAGAACTGTGAAAGCTGGTTGAGAACCCTACGCATCTCCAAGGGAGAGCAATATGGTCTGGTCACCTTTCACATATATTTATTGACACTTGGTGTTTGCTCACGACTTGTTTGTTGTTCAATAGGCAATTTAAACTTTGTTTGCTAACAAAGGtttatttcaggaaatgctCAGGTTGATAAGAGATGCCAAGAACTGAAAGTCTATATTGGATTGAAACTAGCACAGATTTCTCAGTAACAAGGGCTTTAATTACAGCTGTTGCTGGTAGATTCAATAGGGTTTATCTTAGCTATGTACATTGGTTTTGTCTAATTTTTTGAGTGATTTGTCCAGTCTCTGCGAGTCAGCTGTAATGTATCTATTCATAAGTCAAAACGGTCATATTAGTACATCGCAGCTGCTTATGGTTAGGTATCTGAGTGAAGAATGCCGAAACTAAAAGATGTAAACACAGGttttcaaagctgaaagaaCCAACAATTTCACTTACTTAGTAGCTTTCAGGCTGCTGCATAATACCTACATAAGGAACAAAGAAATGTAGCTAGCTGCAAAACACTGGAGTGTGCTTTGTAGGTGTAAAATGAGCAAAAGTGATCCCTCTCAACTATAAGAActgctcccagccccagcagggaaCTATACCTCCATGAGAGTCTCGTCTTGTTCATCAAAAGGTTTGCCGTCTTTTCTGTTATAAAATGTGACAACACCaacaatttcttcctttttgttgaCTATGGGCatggaaagaacatttttgacAGTCCATCCTGATTCATCTAGAGGACCTTCCTTGAAGCAACAGCAAGCAGAAAGACACCATGTACTTAATATGTTTTCTAAACATATCCACATTGTTTTATCTCACCACTACAAGTTAAAGACATATTCTGTGGCTAACACCAGCTCTAAACTACACTTTTATAAGCTAAGTAGAATCCCTGAGGGCACTGGAAGTTTTTACAGTACCTGAAAGTTAAACATCTCATCTGCAGCAGCATTCATAATGTTGCAGATCTAGGAAATCACAAACAAATTGTGTTTTACAAGGTGAGCATTGAGAagtttaaataacaaaataaaaaacagaaatgatgaaaaatagcATCAACATAGCTCCTTTTTTCAGAAACCCCTAATGAAGCCTAAGTTAAGTACTTACAAAGCCACTTTCAGCCACATATGTTGGTAGTCCAGTAACAAGTGCCCAGTGATCTGAGGTAGGATTTCTGAATGAAAGCAAATGCATTTATTGTAAGAACAATACATGTAAATGTACATTTATTGTAAGAACAATGTTGATCATGGAGCTGAAATGTATCTGACCCATTGCACAACCCACATTtacatgtttcattttcagttatCAAGCAGTCTTGTTATTTTCAAAGGACTTAAGtatgaaagcaaaaattattcACGTAAGtaaatacttttcctttgaGGATTCAATAAAGTATAACTCATAAAATGTCATAGTCTAGCAGGTATATCACTCGAAGAAAAAGATGTCGCTGGAAGTGCAGGTCATATTTCCAGCCTTCAATGcacagaaaggcaaaggaaagtgACTGGCCAGAAGTGTCTGCTGAACTTTTGAATATTGCTTTACCAAAATAGTGAGGGACTTCTGGAGAGATGAAGCTGGATATCCAAGATGCAAAGTGTTGTGACCAGAGCTGAGCAGAACTTTTGCTATGTCAGATTTTTCATTCATGTAAGTGAATGCACAGTGGGAAGTGCAAGTGCGGAGGGAGGGTGCTCATGGTGCAGGTGCACACAGATGGGAGCTGtgagaggggagaagaggaaatgaagagTAGTCATTGCAACTGCAgccagctgcttttcctttctcccttttgtgAAGGAGGCAGtgaagagagagcagagagagacatCTTATCAAGGCCATAGCTTGGAGAGGTAAACCATCAGAGAAGATGGTAGGTTGCAGAGGAAGTTGACACAAAGATCAGGTCCCAATAGTGCCCAAGGCTTCTTGGAAAAATTCAGTGGTAAGAAAAGGGGATGGTTTTCAGAAAGAAGGAGTCTCAATATAGGAtcaagagaggaggaaagatcAAAAACATCCTTGAGACTAGGTTTGTGACCAGAGGCAAAGAGAGGAGTGAGGAAGCTTGCAGATGATCAGAGAGGCAGAAATGACCTTGAAATGACTTTTCATGAGAAGTAAGGGGCTGGGCAGTGAGAATGGTGCCTGAATGCATGGGGACCCAGGGTGGAACCTGCTGAAGCAGTGAAGGCACCTGTGAGGGGCAATGCACCAGGgcatcaagaagaaaaatgaatttgcagGTAATCAAAGCAGCTCATTTCTGCATATAGAAGGGCTTGTTGCAATGAGTCTTGGAGCATGACTAAGCCAGGATCCCACTGTACTAGCAATAATATTCATCCTACAGGAATTTTAATTCAAAGTACCAACTATATTATGGCTTTCTTGTTCAGTCTTCTATTGCACTGTTGAAAATTTCTTCATGAATGTCTTTTAAATCATGCAGGACCTTTGCTCTGACTACACTCTATCGTTACATATTACTCAGAAACAATAGCAGCAGGCTAGGTACTTACGGAATGACTTTAATGTCTTCTTTTCCATGCAATATGTAATCAATAACTTTGTAAAAGACtatttcctacaaaaaaaaaaaaaaaaaaagaaaaagaaaaaaaaaaagaaaaagaagaaaaagaagaagaggagtGATGTTAGAATCAGTGGTGAGAGAATGCAGATGGACAGGAGGGAGTGTAAGAAATTTGGTTGCTGCTTACTCTGCCATCAGGAGTGCGAGGCCCTGAGTAGGGGGGAACTTCTCCCAGCAGGACTGGCCACAGATCAAAAAactcctgtttttaaaataaaagcagtatttttggtGTCAAAAAGTGCATTCTGTCTCAAAACTCAAAGTAATGTCTGCTCTATCATGCTGCATTTTATATTCTATACACAAGGCACTAAACAATATAGTTAGATCATTATTATCAAGCATCAGCTGCATTATAAGGCTGCAGTTGATCATATACTTCTTTATCCAAAGGACTTCCATTTCATTCAGTGAACAGTATGGACTGTATTCACATAACAAGTGTCTGTTTCAACATTTTGTATGTTCCCAGTTTTCCAGAACATGACTATAGGACATGCTAGTTTGctaaagagaaagatttttttttcttaggcCACACTATCATGCTGATCAACACAGATCAGCTTCACAAGCTTCAGAGTACAGATGATCTTCTTTTAATATATCTCTTAACGAGATGGGGCTGTAAGAGTTCTGGAGATGCAGTagagattaaataaaatgatagtCACACTCCAACCTGACCATAGAATAAAGCAGAGCTCCTATGGAAATAACACATATGGTGGGGTCCAAATCAGGGTCACCAAAATAActtaatttctctctgtttgctTCTTCATGTTCCCAAACTTCACTTAAAAATCTGGATAATATGCATATGAATGCAATATTCCTCAAGGAATGCATATTCCTTGAGGAAGGtggctgctttgctgctgggAGTTTTAGATACCTCACTATAATTGTGCCATCTGCAGACTTCCAGAGGCTAGGTTTGCCTTCCAGGCTTTGACCACAATTGTTTAACAGTCAGATGCAGCTGTTCCTCCTTCATCTTCCCACCCCTGGCTCCATAGGCAGTGCCATTTGGAGAtaatttccttcctctccccctcttCTCTTCATTCCCAGGTTCTTCATTTTGTACAacggaagaaaaaaatggcaaacagAAACAGGGATAATGACTTAAAACTGACTTGCTCTTTGGCTGCAAAATAAAACCTGTCTCCTGAAATTGCCCCTCGGTAGCAAGCAACCATGTAGAAATATGTGCTGTGTTAGTATGGGATACATGCTATAACATGCTTACCTTCTGCTTAGTCATGTCCAGAAGACCTACTGAGTATCTGTCACAGTTCAGATATGCTCTCACTGTGTAAAAAGCCTTGTGGAACTGCCTCTCTATATCTGTCAGTTCCTCAAAAACCTTATTAGCAGACCACAACAGCACCTGCAGGATGAGAATGTAATGTGAGAACAGCCTCTCTGGGGAAGCTGGACTTCCTAAGCATATTTGGAATAACAAAGAGGTAGTTGTTCTTCTATACTACAGTTCCTGAAAAGTGCAAAAGTACTCCATGCTAGAGAACCTCAAAGCATTACTTATTCCTGCTTTAATACTATGGAaggaaatacttcaaaaaagaGAGGTCATAGGTAAGTGCTGTGTAAAAATATACCTTATAAACGCAGTACAAAATATATTAGTCCCAATAAAGAGATTGCCTCATTCATATTTTATACgtataagtaaaaaaaatgcatccaaaAATAGCTAACACTAGGGTTGCAAAGTACTGAGGTTGGACTTGAAAATGTCTGAATTATAACCTCCCTCAAAGTCTTAGCACAGCTGTCTTGTGCAGGCATCAGCCACACAAACTTGCAAAAATGAACAATAGTTTACTTTCAGAGTTCTGTAGTGTGCTGTAAGTAAGGCCAGAAGCCAGAATTTCAGCAAGAAGGACTGAAAGAGAGACTGCAAGAACAGCCCATTCACAGAATGATGTAAAGTTGGGTGAAGCATGTTAAAAGTCTAAAAGGATTCTTAGAGCAAACTCAATCGTCTTTGCACAAGTCACATTACTTACAGGATCCTCCAGGCTTTGCAGCTGACTTTGCAACATTAAAATGCTAGACCATCTTAGAGGATGTAATTTCCTCACTCCATATTTAGGTACTTTTAAGTCTAACACAATGAACTTCATTAACTCTCAAATAGATCTGCGTGGCCAGATCTCTGCCACTTGAGTTATTGAAAGAGCTGGCAGtgtgttttgcatttgatttttgcttttccttcctttctgtggGACTTGCTGGCACAGCAACAATATATGAACACAAGACTCTGCAGATCCCAGATCAGAGCACCCTGCAGAAACCATTAGACCTTCCACCCATTTAACTGTTTATTATTCACATTTTCATGGTtactaaaacaaagaaacaaagagcaTAACATAACCAATCAGTAAGTGCTTGTCTAAATAAATTTCATCAGGTAAACTTTTGGCCTGCATCCattttcctgaaacatttttcCCCTACATGAACCCTCACTGGAGACAAGAGCACGGCTGCCATAAAGCATAGATTAGGTTACATATCTTACTTAAATGACAGCCAAGTTATCTGCTGCCAGAAAGTAATTGCATGGTTTCCTTTCACCCCAGTGCATGGAGATGAATGGAAACCATAATTTCATAATCCAAGTCCTGAGCAGAAGCTACTATGCCAATAGTAGCACTAAGAGAGGCTGGAGCTGTATCCCAAGGTAGCAGAGGGATACcagtttctttctgctcttcaggcATATAGAAGCAGATAAGCTGCATCTTTGAAATCAGAAGCATGTACTCTTTTGATTTTGACATATAGCTCAATCTGCATTTGTAGTCTTACCTGGCCTCTTCGAGTCTCGCAATTGTGAAGATAACTCAAGTGATAAATTTTCAAGTTTAAGGAAGCAAAATTCAGGTACTtcaggaaaagctgaaaaggcAAACAATGAGGTTGAGTCAAGTGCAGCAGCAGTCTCCTGTGTACTGGATTTCACAACATTAGCAATATCATGGTAATTCCCTGAAAGAAAGATTTGCTTTGCAGTGGTCTAAGGTAAGGTTTATCCCACTGCAAAGTAGATTTCAGAGATAAACATCCTCATTACAAGCATCTTCTTTTGCAGGGTGAGTCCCCTGTAGGGAAATTAGCACCAACAGAGCCTCACTAATACAAACATCTCTAGTGTAGAAGAGTCTGTGTTACATGGCAAAAGGGACAACTGCATGATAGAAACTGAACTACTGACCACTTACTGTTTCATCAGAGTTAGTGAAGAATGGACCATTCAGCTTATTAACAGCCAAAATGACAGCAACTAGATCTTTGCCATTCAAGATGGGTGTTGCAAGGATGCTTTTCGTGGTGTAGTCCGTGAGCTTATCAACAAATGGACTGAATTGGGcacactgtttaaaaaagaaattccaaatTAAGCACTGTCCACAGtatctgcagttttaaaaatgagcCACAGACCTCTGAGTAcaagctgcttaaaaaaaaaattgtcttaaaAATATGACTGGGGAAGAGAGGTGAATTAGCAGAAAATTAGACAAAGTAGAAGCAATAAACATAGTATTGGGAGAACTATCTGTGATTTCTTATGACTGCAATATATGGGAGCTTTCTCAATTATTGGGAAGACCTTGCAAATCCTAAGCTTTAATATATCAAACCCTGTCAGAACGAATAGTCTCTCCACAAATCATTTCCAGAATTTCTGAGTAACGGATCACTGCCATTCTCCACATTCCTCCAGCATCCCTTTATCCAGCTTCAAATTAACATTCTGAAGTGGGTACAGTCAGTTACCATGGTACGTTCTGTGGCCGCAGTTTATAAACCTATGCATTTTGGTACAATCACTGTACTGTTCCCTCACCTTAATCCTCTCATGCTTCTGCCCAGATGCTGAAGCTGCTGCCAGCCTGCAGGCTCCACAGAGTTGTCTATTCCTCAGTTCTCTTAAAATATATCCTCCTGAGGATTCCTCCCCAAGTTGGTAGGAGCAGCATGAACCTTTGTCTTACAGGAAAAGTGCTAGAGggttttctccccttctccttcaTGCAAAGAGGAGCAATGGCCTTGCTCTCAGAGtcctgctgaaaaaaaatcaagcctaAAGAGGGGGAAACTCACCTTTGCTGCTGGGCATGCCAGTAGGTTATGGCTATTCTTAGGGAGAGAAAAGTGGTGGTGATCTTAGCCCAAACTTTGGCCACACTGGGTCTTTATGAGTGGGATAGCAGGCTGCATATTTCAAAGGTTGACCCAGGCAGCATGGGGCTGGTGGCAGTCTCTCCCAGCCCCTGCAAGTGATCCATGTGCTTACATCTCTAGAGTGTGTTGGCCAGGGTTGCAATGCGCAGATAGCGTCATTACAGCTTtgggctgctctgcagggagccCTGCTTATGGGGAATCTCCAtccaaactaccaggaaaaCACTTGgttgtgctgcagcagcaacaCAAAGGTGTTTTTTCCTTGTATGAATGTCACTGTCCCTCCACAATAGAGGAAAATGAGGCAGGGAAGGATAGCATGGGGAGAGCAGACATCCCAATCACCTCAGCTGGGCAGGTTCTTCTTGACACCCCTTCACCCACTGAGAACAGAGATGGTCTTGCTGATCCCAGATCTTCTCCCTGCTTAGCCAAATAACTTCTTAGGTACAATTCCTTCTTTTTGAGGTGAAAAATACTAAGCCCTGAGCACAGACATTTGAATAATCACTCTCTAATGTACCTTCTTCCCGTACCTCAGCCCCACTACTGCTCTTCCTGCTACCTGGGGAAAACCAACCTTTAGATGTGGAGGCTTTCAAAGGAATTGCCGTATTTGTAGCAAAGTCTGAAAGCACTAGAGCTAGGGTACAGAACTAGGCTCACAGCTCTGAAATTCTTCAGTATCTTGGGtgaaatatttgaacaaaaattctaaattttttAAACTATCTTTTGATGCATTCTTTGCAAAAAGAATTGTCGCAAAATCAAACCAAAGTCCTAGAACGCTGCCTGTAGGACAAGAATGGTCTTGCTGAAGCATTTGAATATGCTGATGCTGAGCATCGAGTGGATGCATAAACAGATGGTATCTTTGTAGCAAGCAAACAATAGATCAAGTAATCCCAAATACCATATTTGGGTCACATGGATTTTAGTTTTATAACTGTGATTAGAAAAAGTGGACTGTGATTGCTGCCATTCAGATTTATATGATTAAACCTGACTAAAATATTCTCATAAAGACATAAGAATATAACATTAAAACTCCTTGGATCCCTCCTCATTGCAGTTGCAGTGTTAGCTGAGAGGGATTTTTTTGGCCAAGGTTTATCTCTTGCTGCTTCTGACAAAGATTACCCATACACAGGTTGCAGTCAACCCACCTGCTCTAAAGTCTTCTCTCTTTTGTTAATGAAAATGCCACTGAAGGTCCTTGGCCTAGGTTGCATCAGAtagtaaacattttcaaatgtgatttTCGTAGTGGAGAACTCTTTATAGACGCTTTCtggctttctctctctttacaTTCGCATGGAATATAAATGTGTGTGGAAAATTCAATGCACATCCAGAACATATCTATCTACAGTAAGTACCTGGTTGTCTCTTCTCTGCCACACTGGagaagactttctttttatACTGACTCAGTTAAGGTGTGACACTGCACATGTTCGTTAGGCATTAATATCTAGTATCATTCAACATGTTTATCTTCCCTGCACTGTATAAATGAAAACCGGAAACAGCTAACAGATCGACTAGTGGTGAGTCAGTTTCCTATCAGGGAGCTCATGCACTGCAAGATATTGGAACAAGCATCAAGATGCCCTGTGTTCTCCTGACCCTCTCTGTAGGAATAAGCATGTGAGCCTTTCCTCTACGAAGTGGATAAATGGTAAACCTACCTCACTGACATCCTTGATGTTCACGGTTTTCTTCGTCTGAGCAACGTAGCCCACAATGCCTATGTCCAGCGGATAGACAATCTCACAGTCAGGGGAGACGAGGCATTCCTCAAGAGTGCTTCCCTCCTGGATGTTGAAAAGCCTTGTAGCCAGTTCAGGTGTGCCATTTCTCTGCCTGTACATGAAAAGGCTGCAGCGGTCGGCATGAATAAGAGACCTGATTCTTCTCAAGGTCTTGAAAACAACTTTCTCCATGTTGATGCTTTCTTGCATATCTTGGATCAACTCAAAAAGGATGTCACTTTCATTGCCATCCCAGGACTCTGTCTTCACCTTCTTTTCAAAGTACTGCTTTGCAAAAGCAGGGTTGCCATCCAGAAATTTCTCCACGTCGTCCTCACTGATGCTCATTGTAAATGTCTTGAATCCTAGGTCTTGTGATATGTAGTAGTCCAAGGAGGCTGTCTATGCAAACAGCACACTTATTTCTGGTGTAATTCTTAAATTTTCATAACAGAAGATGTTGCTTCCAGAGTGGTCAGGGATAAAATAACACTGCAAAGGAAGACTGTCATCAGCAAAGTATTCCCTTATAGTGCTGAATAGAGTCGTGGGAGGATAGATCTTCTCAAACAAACAGATTAGATGACCTCTACAAAAGCTTTGAGtcaactttttcttcttaatctaaatataaacaaaagcaaatattcaCAATATCATAAAACACCCTTCTCTTGATAAGCAGAACACTTACTGAAACAATTATATTGaggcagcaagaacagagaagaaCTGCATCTCCTAATATTGAAATAAGCTCTTTAAAGTCTAATTAAATATATACTGCTTGGATCTAATCCTTGGCTAACAAGGTGAGCATCTTATTATTTCTGCTCTCCCTGTTCATCTAAGAAATAGCCCTCATTGAATGTTAAACATATCAATCTTTTTAGCTTAATGGAATGATTGGCAGACTGCGTCAACTATACATTATATTTACTAGCCACTCTAGATTTCTTTGTTAAAGTAACTAATGAGCTAAAAAGGATGGGAGTTTGATTCTGGTAAGGTAAGTACACAAACAGTTTGATTGTCCAAGCTGACTGCAGATCAGCTCTGTGAGCCTTTTACTGCAATAAATGAGTATCAGTTGTGTTCCCTGCtttatgaaagaaatgcaaattatCTTGTCATTGGCTAAGATGGAAAGGGCTCTAAATGGTCTTCCATACACTGTTTTGCAATTGGCACAGGAATTCCCAACTGCAAGTGTCCAAGCAAGACCCAACTGTAAACAATTTAGTTCTCTTGGACACTCTCAAAATCCAGTTGTGGTTTGGCATGGTGATGTTCACAGGCTTAATTTTATCCAGACCATTTGTTTGTGTTGTTAATTTGCTACCCAGCCTCCACCACATGAGCTGTACTATGCATGCTGCCAAATTCTTGTCCCCAGTTGTATTTACATgacttttggggaaaaaaaatcacatggaTGCTCCAAAATTATAAGGCAGTGTCTTGAAAGGAATAGATGCACATCTTTTATCTGCTTACCAAGGTAGATGGAATTTTCAATAATAGCTAACTGGGTAAATAGGATAGCTCTTTACTTCCGTGTTGGACAAAATAACTACAAAGCATTCAGGATGATTCAGAAGTTTCTAGGCCTGTTTTTATCCTGGTACTGAGGCTTTGAATTGAGTGATACCATGCAATAGCTGCACAGATATCATCTATAGATCCTCTTGTAGCAGATTAGCAATGGAAGCAGTCCAGGATCTTAAGGTTCTGCTAGCAGAACACTGCCGTGAATGATGTGACTAACAACCAacagcaaaagggaaaagcagtCTAATACCAAAGGGAAAAGCTGGCTGCAGTTCTGTGTTTCTCACTTCAGTAGGGATCTGTCTGGTTAGCCGTGCACGTTATCACTTTCCTTGCTCTAAATCTCCATGAAAGTTGTGCATCTCATGTAGAGTAGAAAGCTCATGATGACTTTTCTTTTGAGGTTTGGGCCTCTGAGGTGAGCTGCAGAGGCCACACCACATTGCCTGAATCAGAGGTTTTCCTATGCCTGCTGCTGTCAGGTGGCCTTATTGTCTTGGCCGTGGTCGGCCATACATCACCTCAAGCTGATGTTGTCCAAACAGGAGCAGCTGTGTTGAAAGAATTCTAGGGCTGCATGTTGATGGACTTGGTCCAGGTTTCACCTGGCAGTAGGAACTTTCCCAATCACACTAAGTCTGCTAGTAGTAGTACGAAGTAAGTCCTACAGTGCATGACTTTTAAATCAGAGAAGTAACTGAAACCCACCAACGCTATTTTGCAAGTGTCTTTCTCAATGACAGGAGACATCATATAGATGTTAGCTTTCCAATGCATGAGAGACCTTTGTGAAACTATACAATAATATTGCATGTGAAGTAAAATTAACTGCGTttctacctttttattttaattaatctttGCAAGGATTGCAAAATGAGGCTTCATTTAGAAGGTGACCTGCTTTACCCTTTGCTCCAAGGCAGGATCTACTTATGTTGATTTAGTCTTTCCTTAAAGACCTTCACAGGAAACAGTAATGAATAGAGAGGAAGAGGATACAGGGAAGGGACACTGAGTGGAGAATAACAAGGAGCACAataatcagaacaaaaatagtAAGGACATGCTGTTGTTCTGTTATTACATATTGCTTTACCTGCTGCTGTGAGGGTTATTTTCAAATGAGGACACCAGTTCTGAATGCTTCAATCCAGACTTTGAACAGAGTTAggaatatttttgcaatatttttcttgccAGTAAACACCAGGGGTGGAAAACATCCATTATGGGAGGTATCTCTTGGTGGAACccccttaggaaaaaaattggagACCTTTGGACTATGGTGGCTGGGCTGAAACACTGTAGGAATCATGAGAAGCCCCACAGATAAAAAACACCCAGGAAGGTAAAAAACTTTTCCTCATCActatttgtaaagaaaagatgGGAATTATGGCTGTGAGGGATCAGGAGAGCAGAAGATTTTTCATGTCAATGAAGCCACCTTGCAAGCACCTTGTTGTTGCAGCAACAACAAtgctgtgcacacagcagacGAGGGTCAATATCATGGTGCAAGGCAAAATCCCACAGCAGCCATCACTTTTTAGGGGAAGCAAAAGAGG is a window of Rhea pennata isolate bPtePen1 chromosome Z, bPtePen1.pri, whole genome shotgun sequence DNA encoding:
- the PDE6B gene encoding rod cGMP-specific 3',5'-cyclic phosphodiesterase subunit beta, whose protein sequence is MSISEDDVEKFLDGNPAFAKQYFEKKVKTESWDGNESDILFELIQDMQESINMEKVVFKTLRRIRSLIHADRCSLFMYRQRNGTPELATRLFNIQEGSTLEECLVSPDCEIVYPLDIGIVGYVAQTKKTVNIKDVSECAQFSPFVDKLTDYTTKSILATPILNGKDLVAVILAVNKLNGPFFTNSDETLFLKYLNFASLNLKIYHLSYLHNCETRRGQVLLWSANKVFEELTDIERQFHKAFYTVRAYLNCDRYSVGLLDMTKQKEFFDLWPVLLGEVPPYSGPRTPDGREIVFYKVIDYILHGKEDIKVIPNPTSDHWALVTGLPTYVAESGFICNIMNAAADEMFNFQEGPLDESGWTVKNVLSMPIVNKKEEIVGVVTFYNRKDGKPFDEQDETLMESLTQFLGWSVLNTDTYDKMNKLENRKDIAQDMVLYHVKCDKDEIQEILPTREKLGKEPDECEEEELARILKEELPGPTKFEIYEFRFSDFDCTELELVKCGIQMYYELGVVKKFQIPQEVLVRFVYSVSKGYRKITYHNWRHGFNVAQTMFTLLMTGKLKRYYTDLEALAMVTAALCHDIDHRGTNNLYQMKSQNPLAKLHGSSILERHHLEFGKFLLSEESLNICQNLNRRQHEHVIHLMEIAIIATDLALYFKKRTMFQKIVDESKTYDSSTAWTEYLSLETTKKEVVMAMMMTACDLSAITKPWEVQSKVALLVAAEFWEQGDLEISVLQQQPIPMMDRRKAAELPKLQVGFIDFVCTFVYKEFSRFHEEIQPMLDGLLNNRNEWKTRADEYDAKMKALEEEKRKAEEKMAAMKDGVTCNGGTAPASKTCSIL